A single window of Castor canadensis chromosome 3, mCasCan1.hap1v2, whole genome shotgun sequence DNA harbors:
- the Mroh6 gene encoding maestro heat-like repeat-containing protein family member 6 isoform X2, whose amino-acid sequence MAGGVWARGRGQGAPVGAISLAALAEGIQASQGQPLEPPSTGPQPELWELGPETQPHAQAPSTASETEPGNGAAAPTAGSEPCSPHSAQKPVSEGPYQAPQGSWEEGALADLALYTAACLEDAGFAGTQATALTLSSALEARGERLEDQVHALVRGLLAQVPSLAEGRPRRAALRVLSALALEHARDVVCALLPRSLPPDRAAAELWRSLSRNQRVNGQVLVQLLWALKGAAGTKLEALAVSGSSQHRQGTRRGHPGGTTGSRLSLASAECPAPSQRLCYGPVCGALAPLEFEAVFGTAESLSEPLAVQATRALGEMLSVSGCVGATRGFYSHLLLALVTQLHQLARGVRSPDSPKVWSPFRRGPPHSHASCTVEALKALLTGDGGRMVVTCMEQAGGWRRLVGAHTHLEGVLLLASAMVAHADHHLRGLFADLLPRLRSADDSQRLTAMAFFTGLLQSRPTSRLLREEVILERLRTWQGDPEPTVRWLGLLGLGHLALNRGKVRHVNTLLPALLGALGEGDARLVGAALGALRTLLLQPRAPLRRLSSELRPRLPPLLDDARDSVRASAVGLLGTLVRRGRGGLRMGLRGPLRKLVLQSLVPLLLRLHDPSPDTAESSEWTLARCDQALRWGLLEEMVTVAHYDSPEALSRVCHRLVSRSSMVMVRGYGLLTTCSRAIPHKIVSTPAEPDHLAPCLAGLLPQVMLSCPGAPQGTPALGFASVASFPLSLALLCCHDTFCSQVQRYPSYVPHFLSQTQGYLRSPQDRLRRAATVLIGFLVYHASPSGVNQDLLDSLFQDLGQLQSDPQSAVSAAAQVSAQQVALLARARSRPRGPGLLRLARRRSAPARPSPLYADSPFQRRSAAGRWGCPTPH is encoded by the exons ATGGCTGGAGGTGTATGGGCCCGGGGCAGGGGCCAGGGGGCCCCGGTGGGGGCCATATCTCTGGCAGCTTTAGCTGAAGggatccaggccagccaggggcaGCCCCTAGAGCCCCCTTCCACAGGCCCCCAGCCAGAGCTCTGGGAGCTTGGACCTGAGACCCAGCCTCATGCCCAGGCACCCAGCACTGCCTCTGAAACTGAGCCTGGAAATGGGGCGGCTGCCCCCACAGCTGGCAGTGAGCCCTGCTCCCCACACAGTGCCCAGAAGCCAGTCTCTGAGGGACCCTACCAG GCCCCCCAAGGTTCCTGGGAGGAGGGAGCCCTCGCTGACCTCGCCCTGTACACTGCTGCCTGCCTGGAGGATGCTGGCTTTGCAGGAACCCAGGCAACAGCGCTCACCCTGTCCTCAGCCCTGGAGGCCCGGGGGGAGCGGCTGGAGGACCAG GTGCATGCCCTGGTGCGCGGGCTGCTGGCCCAGGTGCCGAGCCTGGCAGAGGGGAGGCCCCGGCGGGCGGCCCTGCGGGTGCTGAGTGCGCTGGCCCTGGAGCACGCGCGGGACGTGGTGTGTGCGCTGTTGCCGCGCTCGCTGCCTCCAGACCG GGCGGCGGCCGAGCTGTGGCGCAGCCTGAGCCGGAACCAGCGCGTAAATGGGCAGGTGCTGGTGCAGCTGCTGTGGGCGCTGAAGGGCGCGGCAGGGACAAAACTCGAGGCGCTGGCGGTAAGTGGCTCCAGCCAGCATCGCCAGGGGACGCGGCGCGGTCACCCCGGCGGGACTACAGGGTCGCGCCTGAGTCTAGCGAGTGCAGAATGCCCTGCACCGAGTCAGAGGCTTTGTTACGGGCCTGTCTGCGGTGCGCTCGCCCCTCTTGAGTTTGAGGCGGTCTTTGGCACAGCTGAGAGCCTGAGTGAACCGCTTGCTGTGCAGGCCACACGCGCTCTTGGGGAGATGTTGTCGGTGTCAGGCTGCGTGGGAGCCACGCGAGGCTTCTACTCGCACCTGCTGCTAGCACTGGTCACGCAGCTGCACCAACTGGCTCGCGGCGTCCGCTCCCCGGACAGCCCTAAAGTTTGGTCCCCTTTCCGCCGAGGACCACCGCACAGCCATGCCAG CTGCACCGTGGAGGCCTTGAAAGCCCTGCTCACCGGGGATGGCGGCCGCATGGTGGTCACGTGCATGGAGCAGGCAGGAGGCTGGAGGAGACTGGTAGGAGCCCACACCCACCTGGAGGGCGTTCTGCTGCTGGCCAG CGCCATGGTGGCCCACGCTGATCACCACCTTCGAGGCCTCTTCGCAGACTTGCTTCCCCGGCTGCGCAGTGCTGACGACTCGCAGCGCCTCACGGCCATGGCCTTCTTTACCGGG CTGTTGCAGAGTCGGCCTACCTCACGTCTGCTGCGGGAGGAGGTCATCCTGGAGCGACTTCGCACCTGGCAGGGCGACCCCGAGCCCACCGTGCGCTGGTTAGGCCTGCTTGGCCTTGGCCACCTTGCGCTGAATCGCGGGAAG GTCCGGCACGTGAATACGCTGCTGCCCGCCCTCTTGGGCGCTCTGGGTGAGGGCGATGCGCGGCTGGTGGGCGCGGCGCTGGGAGCGCTGCGGACGTTACTGCTGCAGCCGCGCGCGCCGCTGCGGCGCCTGAGCTCTGAGCTGAGGCCGCGTCTCCCGCCACTGCTGGACGAC GCCCGTGATTCGGTCCGCGCCTCGGCGGTCGGCCTGCTTGGAACGCTGGTGCGGCGCGGCCGGGGCGGGCTCCGGATGGGACTCCGCGGACCGCTGCGGAAGCTGGTGCTGCAGAGTCTCGTACCGCTGCTGTTGCGCCTACATGACCCCAGCCCAGACACTGCTGAG aGCTCAGAATGGACCCTGGCTCGCTGTGACCAGGCCCTTCGCTGGGGCCTACTGGAGGAGATGGTCACTGTGGCCCACTATGACAGTCCTGAAGCTCTAAGCCGAGTCTGCCACCGCCTGGTCAGTAGAAGCAGCATGGTGATGGTGAGGGGGTATGGTCTGCTGACCACTTGTTCCAGGGCCATTCCCCACAAAATAGTCTCCACCCCAGCAGAACCTGACCATCTTGCTCCCTGTCTAGCAGGTCTACTGCCTCAAGTCATGCTGTCCTGCCCTGGGGCTCCTCAAGGGACCCCAGCTCTTGGGTTCGCCTCTGTAGCCTCCTTTCCACTAAGTTTGGCTCTTCTGTGTTGCCATGACACTTTCTGTTCCCAGGTTCAGCGATACCCGAGCTACGTGCCCCATTTCCTGAGCCAGACCCAGGGCTACCTGCGGAGTCCGCAGGACCGCCTGCGCCGGGCGGCCACCGTGCTCATAG GCTTCCTGGTCTATCATGCCAGCCCCAGTGGAGTCAACCAGGATCTGCTGGACTCTCTGTTTCAGG ACCTAGGGCAGCTGCAGAGCGACCCTCAGTCGGCAGTGTCAGCGGCGGCGCAGGTATCCGCCCAGCAGGTGGCGCTGCTGGCCCGAGCACGGAGTAGACCCCGCGGCCCTGGCCTCCTACGCCTGGCCCGCCGCCGCTCCGCTCCAGCCCGGCCTTCGCCGCTCTATGCGGACAGCCCTTTCCAGCGCCGGAGTGCTGCAGGCCGCTGGGGCTGCCCCACACCCCACTGA
- the Mroh6 gene encoding maestro heat-like repeat-containing protein family member 6 isoform X4 has product MAGGVWARGRGQGAPVGAISLAALAEGIQASQGQPLEPPSTGPQPELWELGPETQPHAQAPSTASETEPGNGAAAPTAGSEPCSPHSAQKPVSEGPYQAPQGSWEEGALADLALYTAACLEDAGFAGTQATALTLSSALEARGERLEDQVHALVRGLLAQVPSLAEGRPRRAALRVLSALALEHARDVVCALLPRSLPPDRAAAELWRSLSRNQRVNGQVLVQLLWALKGAAGTKLEALAVSGSSQHRQGTRRGHPGGTTGSRLSLASAECPAPSQRLCYGPVCGALAPLEFEAVFGTAESLSEPLAVQATRALGEMLSVSGCVGATRGFYSHLLLALVTQLHQLARGVRSPDSPKVWSPFRRGPPHSHASCTVEALKALLTGDGGRMVVTCMEQAGGWRRLVGAHTHLEGVLLLASAMVAHADHHLRGLFADLLPRLRSADDSQRLTAMAFFTGLLQSRPTSRLLREEVILERLRTWQGDPEPTVRWLGLLGLGHLALNRGKVRHVNTLLPALLGALGEGDARLVGAALGALRTLLLQPRAPLRRLSSELRPRLPPLLDDARDSVRASAVGLLGTLVRRGRGGLRMGLRGPLRKLVLQSLVPLLLRLHDPSPDTAESSEWTLARCDQALRWGLLEEMVTVAHYDSPEALSRVCHRLVQRYPSYVPHFLSQTQGYLRSPQDRLRRAATVLIGEAVLGSYGLSHSGLLWQLDQLLPAGARDQSSPVCFGPGFLVYHASPSGVNQDLLDSLFQDLGQLQSDPQSAVSAAAQVSAQQVALLARARSRPRGPGLLRLARRRSAPARPSPLYADSPFQRRSAAGRWGCPTPH; this is encoded by the exons ATGGCTGGAGGTGTATGGGCCCGGGGCAGGGGCCAGGGGGCCCCGGTGGGGGCCATATCTCTGGCAGCTTTAGCTGAAGggatccaggccagccaggggcaGCCCCTAGAGCCCCCTTCCACAGGCCCCCAGCCAGAGCTCTGGGAGCTTGGACCTGAGACCCAGCCTCATGCCCAGGCACCCAGCACTGCCTCTGAAACTGAGCCTGGAAATGGGGCGGCTGCCCCCACAGCTGGCAGTGAGCCCTGCTCCCCACACAGTGCCCAGAAGCCAGTCTCTGAGGGACCCTACCAG GCCCCCCAAGGTTCCTGGGAGGAGGGAGCCCTCGCTGACCTCGCCCTGTACACTGCTGCCTGCCTGGAGGATGCTGGCTTTGCAGGAACCCAGGCAACAGCGCTCACCCTGTCCTCAGCCCTGGAGGCCCGGGGGGAGCGGCTGGAGGACCAG GTGCATGCCCTGGTGCGCGGGCTGCTGGCCCAGGTGCCGAGCCTGGCAGAGGGGAGGCCCCGGCGGGCGGCCCTGCGGGTGCTGAGTGCGCTGGCCCTGGAGCACGCGCGGGACGTGGTGTGTGCGCTGTTGCCGCGCTCGCTGCCTCCAGACCG GGCGGCGGCCGAGCTGTGGCGCAGCCTGAGCCGGAACCAGCGCGTAAATGGGCAGGTGCTGGTGCAGCTGCTGTGGGCGCTGAAGGGCGCGGCAGGGACAAAACTCGAGGCGCTGGCGGTAAGTGGCTCCAGCCAGCATCGCCAGGGGACGCGGCGCGGTCACCCCGGCGGGACTACAGGGTCGCGCCTGAGTCTAGCGAGTGCAGAATGCCCTGCACCGAGTCAGAGGCTTTGTTACGGGCCTGTCTGCGGTGCGCTCGCCCCTCTTGAGTTTGAGGCGGTCTTTGGCACAGCTGAGAGCCTGAGTGAACCGCTTGCTGTGCAGGCCACACGCGCTCTTGGGGAGATGTTGTCGGTGTCAGGCTGCGTGGGAGCCACGCGAGGCTTCTACTCGCACCTGCTGCTAGCACTGGTCACGCAGCTGCACCAACTGGCTCGCGGCGTCCGCTCCCCGGACAGCCCTAAAGTTTGGTCCCCTTTCCGCCGAGGACCACCGCACAGCCATGCCAG CTGCACCGTGGAGGCCTTGAAAGCCCTGCTCACCGGGGATGGCGGCCGCATGGTGGTCACGTGCATGGAGCAGGCAGGAGGCTGGAGGAGACTGGTAGGAGCCCACACCCACCTGGAGGGCGTTCTGCTGCTGGCCAG CGCCATGGTGGCCCACGCTGATCACCACCTTCGAGGCCTCTTCGCAGACTTGCTTCCCCGGCTGCGCAGTGCTGACGACTCGCAGCGCCTCACGGCCATGGCCTTCTTTACCGGG CTGTTGCAGAGTCGGCCTACCTCACGTCTGCTGCGGGAGGAGGTCATCCTGGAGCGACTTCGCACCTGGCAGGGCGACCCCGAGCCCACCGTGCGCTGGTTAGGCCTGCTTGGCCTTGGCCACCTTGCGCTGAATCGCGGGAAG GTCCGGCACGTGAATACGCTGCTGCCCGCCCTCTTGGGCGCTCTGGGTGAGGGCGATGCGCGGCTGGTGGGCGCGGCGCTGGGAGCGCTGCGGACGTTACTGCTGCAGCCGCGCGCGCCGCTGCGGCGCCTGAGCTCTGAGCTGAGGCCGCGTCTCCCGCCACTGCTGGACGAC GCCCGTGATTCGGTCCGCGCCTCGGCGGTCGGCCTGCTTGGAACGCTGGTGCGGCGCGGCCGGGGCGGGCTCCGGATGGGACTCCGCGGACCGCTGCGGAAGCTGGTGCTGCAGAGTCTCGTACCGCTGCTGTTGCGCCTACATGACCCCAGCCCAGACACTGCTGAG aGCTCAGAATGGACCCTGGCTCGCTGTGACCAGGCCCTTCGCTGGGGCCTACTGGAGGAGATGGTCACTGTGGCCCACTATGACAGTCCTGAAGCTCTAAGCCGAGTCTGCCACCGCCTG GTTCAGCGATACCCGAGCTACGTGCCCCATTTCCTGAGCCAGACCCAGGGCTACCTGCGGAGTCCGCAGGACCGCCTGCGCCGGGCGGCCACCGTGCTCATAGGTGAGGCAGTCCTGGGGTCATATGGTCTTTCCCATTCAGGGCTGCTCTGGCAACTGGACCAGCTCCTCCCTGCCGGTGCCCGGGACCAGAGCTCACCGGTTTGCTTTGGCCCAGGCTTCCTGGTCTATCATGCCAGCCCCAGTGGAGTCAACCAGGATCTGCTGGACTCTCTGTTTCAGG ACCTAGGGCAGCTGCAGAGCGACCCTCAGTCGGCAGTGTCAGCGGCGGCGCAGGTATCCGCCCAGCAGGTGGCGCTGCTGGCCCGAGCACGGAGTAGACCCCGCGGCCCTGGCCTCCTACGCCTGGCCCGCCGCCGCTCCGCTCCAGCCCGGCCTTCGCCGCTCTATGCGGACAGCCCTTTCCAGCGCCGGAGTGCTGCAGGCCGCTGGGGCTGCCCCACACCCCACTGA
- the Mroh6 gene encoding maestro heat-like repeat-containing protein family member 6 isoform X3, whose protein sequence is MAGGVWARGRGQGAPVGAISLAALAEGIQASQGQPLEPPSTGPQPELWELGPETQPHAQAPSTASETEPGNGAAAPTAGSEPCSPHSAQKPVSEGPYQAPQGSWEEGALADLALYTAACLEDAGFAGTQATALTLSSALEARGERLEDQVHALVRGLLAQVPSLAEGRPRRAALRVLSALALEHARDVVCALLPRSLPPDRAAAELWRSLSRNQRVNGQVLVQLLWALKGAAGTKLEALAATRALGEMLSVSGCVGATRGFYSHLLLALVTQLHQLARGVRSPDSPKVWSPFRRGPPHSHASCTVEALKALLTGDGGRMVVTCMEQAGGWRRLVGAHTHLEGVLLLASAMVAHADHHLRGLFADLLPRLRSADDSQRLTAMAFFTGLLQSRPTSRLLREEVILERLRTWQGDPEPTVRWLGLLGLGHLALNRGKVRHVNTLLPALLGALGEGDARLVGAALGALRTLLLQPRAPLRRLSSELRPRLPPLLDDARDSVRASAVGLLGTLVRRGRGGLRMGLRGPLRKLVLQSLVPLLLRLHDPSPDTAESSEWTLARCDQALRWGLLEEMVTVAHYDSPEALSRVCHRLVSRSSMVMVRGYGLLTTCSRAIPHKIVSTPAEPDHLAPCLAGLLPQVMLSCPGAPQGTPALGFASVASFPLSLALLCCHDTFCSQVQRYPSYVPHFLSQTQGYLRSPQDRLRRAATVLIGEAVLGSYGLSHSGLLWQLDQLLPAGARDQSSPVCFGPGFLVYHASPSGVNQDLLDSLFQDLGQLQSDPQSAVSAAAQVSAQQVALLARARSRPRGPGLLRLARRRSAPARPSPLYADSPFQRRSAAGRWGCPTPH, encoded by the exons ATGGCTGGAGGTGTATGGGCCCGGGGCAGGGGCCAGGGGGCCCCGGTGGGGGCCATATCTCTGGCAGCTTTAGCTGAAGggatccaggccagccaggggcaGCCCCTAGAGCCCCCTTCCACAGGCCCCCAGCCAGAGCTCTGGGAGCTTGGACCTGAGACCCAGCCTCATGCCCAGGCACCCAGCACTGCCTCTGAAACTGAGCCTGGAAATGGGGCGGCTGCCCCCACAGCTGGCAGTGAGCCCTGCTCCCCACACAGTGCCCAGAAGCCAGTCTCTGAGGGACCCTACCAG GCCCCCCAAGGTTCCTGGGAGGAGGGAGCCCTCGCTGACCTCGCCCTGTACACTGCTGCCTGCCTGGAGGATGCTGGCTTTGCAGGAACCCAGGCAACAGCGCTCACCCTGTCCTCAGCCCTGGAGGCCCGGGGGGAGCGGCTGGAGGACCAG GTGCATGCCCTGGTGCGCGGGCTGCTGGCCCAGGTGCCGAGCCTGGCAGAGGGGAGGCCCCGGCGGGCGGCCCTGCGGGTGCTGAGTGCGCTGGCCCTGGAGCACGCGCGGGACGTGGTGTGTGCGCTGTTGCCGCGCTCGCTGCCTCCAGACCG GGCGGCGGCCGAGCTGTGGCGCAGCCTGAGCCGGAACCAGCGCGTAAATGGGCAGGTGCTGGTGCAGCTGCTGTGGGCGCTGAAGGGCGCGGCAGGGACAAAACTCGAGGCGCTGGCG GCCACACGCGCTCTTGGGGAGATGTTGTCGGTGTCAGGCTGCGTGGGAGCCACGCGAGGCTTCTACTCGCACCTGCTGCTAGCACTGGTCACGCAGCTGCACCAACTGGCTCGCGGCGTCCGCTCCCCGGACAGCCCTAAAGTTTGGTCCCCTTTCCGCCGAGGACCACCGCACAGCCATGCCAG CTGCACCGTGGAGGCCTTGAAAGCCCTGCTCACCGGGGATGGCGGCCGCATGGTGGTCACGTGCATGGAGCAGGCAGGAGGCTGGAGGAGACTGGTAGGAGCCCACACCCACCTGGAGGGCGTTCTGCTGCTGGCCAG CGCCATGGTGGCCCACGCTGATCACCACCTTCGAGGCCTCTTCGCAGACTTGCTTCCCCGGCTGCGCAGTGCTGACGACTCGCAGCGCCTCACGGCCATGGCCTTCTTTACCGGG CTGTTGCAGAGTCGGCCTACCTCACGTCTGCTGCGGGAGGAGGTCATCCTGGAGCGACTTCGCACCTGGCAGGGCGACCCCGAGCCCACCGTGCGCTGGTTAGGCCTGCTTGGCCTTGGCCACCTTGCGCTGAATCGCGGGAAG GTCCGGCACGTGAATACGCTGCTGCCCGCCCTCTTGGGCGCTCTGGGTGAGGGCGATGCGCGGCTGGTGGGCGCGGCGCTGGGAGCGCTGCGGACGTTACTGCTGCAGCCGCGCGCGCCGCTGCGGCGCCTGAGCTCTGAGCTGAGGCCGCGTCTCCCGCCACTGCTGGACGAC GCCCGTGATTCGGTCCGCGCCTCGGCGGTCGGCCTGCTTGGAACGCTGGTGCGGCGCGGCCGGGGCGGGCTCCGGATGGGACTCCGCGGACCGCTGCGGAAGCTGGTGCTGCAGAGTCTCGTACCGCTGCTGTTGCGCCTACATGACCCCAGCCCAGACACTGCTGAG aGCTCAGAATGGACCCTGGCTCGCTGTGACCAGGCCCTTCGCTGGGGCCTACTGGAGGAGATGGTCACTGTGGCCCACTATGACAGTCCTGAAGCTCTAAGCCGAGTCTGCCACCGCCTGGTCAGTAGAAGCAGCATGGTGATGGTGAGGGGGTATGGTCTGCTGACCACTTGTTCCAGGGCCATTCCCCACAAAATAGTCTCCACCCCAGCAGAACCTGACCATCTTGCTCCCTGTCTAGCAGGTCTACTGCCTCAAGTCATGCTGTCCTGCCCTGGGGCTCCTCAAGGGACCCCAGCTCTTGGGTTCGCCTCTGTAGCCTCCTTTCCACTAAGTTTGGCTCTTCTGTGTTGCCATGACACTTTCTGTTCCCAGGTTCAGCGATACCCGAGCTACGTGCCCCATTTCCTGAGCCAGACCCAGGGCTACCTGCGGAGTCCGCAGGACCGCCTGCGCCGGGCGGCCACCGTGCTCATAGGTGAGGCAGTCCTGGGGTCATATGGTCTTTCCCATTCAGGGCTGCTCTGGCAACTGGACCAGCTCCTCCCTGCCGGTGCCCGGGACCAGAGCTCACCGGTTTGCTTTGGCCCAGGCTTCCTGGTCTATCATGCCAGCCCCAGTGGAGTCAACCAGGATCTGCTGGACTCTCTGTTTCAGG ACCTAGGGCAGCTGCAGAGCGACCCTCAGTCGGCAGTGTCAGCGGCGGCGCAGGTATCCGCCCAGCAGGTGGCGCTGCTGGCCCGAGCACGGAGTAGACCCCGCGGCCCTGGCCTCCTACGCCTGGCCCGCCGCCGCTCCGCTCCAGCCCGGCCTTCGCCGCTCTATGCGGACAGCCCTTTCCAGCGCCGGAGTGCTGCAGGCCGCTGGGGCTGCCCCACACCCCACTGA
- the Mroh6 gene encoding maestro heat-like repeat-containing protein family member 6 isoform X1, whose protein sequence is MAGGVWARGRGQGAPVGAISLAALAEGIQASQGQPLEPPSTGPQPELWELGPETQPHAQAPSTASETEPGNGAAAPTAGSEPCSPHSAQKPVSEGPYQAPQGSWEEGALADLALYTAACLEDAGFAGTQATALTLSSALEARGERLEDQVHALVRGLLAQVPSLAEGRPRRAALRVLSALALEHARDVVCALLPRSLPPDRAAAELWRSLSRNQRVNGQVLVQLLWALKGAAGTKLEALAVSGSSQHRQGTRRGHPGGTTGSRLSLASAECPAPSQRLCYGPVCGALAPLEFEAVFGTAESLSEPLAVQATRALGEMLSVSGCVGATRGFYSHLLLALVTQLHQLARGVRSPDSPKVWSPFRRGPPHSHASCTVEALKALLTGDGGRMVVTCMEQAGGWRRLVGAHTHLEGVLLLASAMVAHADHHLRGLFADLLPRLRSADDSQRLTAMAFFTGLLQSRPTSRLLREEVILERLRTWQGDPEPTVRWLGLLGLGHLALNRGKVRHVNTLLPALLGALGEGDARLVGAALGALRTLLLQPRAPLRRLSSELRPRLPPLLDDARDSVRASAVGLLGTLVRRGRGGLRMGLRGPLRKLVLQSLVPLLLRLHDPSPDTAESSEWTLARCDQALRWGLLEEMVTVAHYDSPEALSRVCHRLVSRSSMVMVRGYGLLTTCSRAIPHKIVSTPAEPDHLAPCLAGLLPQVMLSCPGAPQGTPALGFASVASFPLSLALLCCHDTFCSQVQRYPSYVPHFLSQTQGYLRSPQDRLRRAATVLIGEAVLGSYGLSHSGLLWQLDQLLPAGARDQSSPVCFGPGFLVYHASPSGVNQDLLDSLFQDLGQLQSDPQSAVSAAAQVSAQQVALLARARSRPRGPGLLRLARRRSAPARPSPLYADSPFQRRSAAGRWGCPTPH, encoded by the exons ATGGCTGGAGGTGTATGGGCCCGGGGCAGGGGCCAGGGGGCCCCGGTGGGGGCCATATCTCTGGCAGCTTTAGCTGAAGggatccaggccagccaggggcaGCCCCTAGAGCCCCCTTCCACAGGCCCCCAGCCAGAGCTCTGGGAGCTTGGACCTGAGACCCAGCCTCATGCCCAGGCACCCAGCACTGCCTCTGAAACTGAGCCTGGAAATGGGGCGGCTGCCCCCACAGCTGGCAGTGAGCCCTGCTCCCCACACAGTGCCCAGAAGCCAGTCTCTGAGGGACCCTACCAG GCCCCCCAAGGTTCCTGGGAGGAGGGAGCCCTCGCTGACCTCGCCCTGTACACTGCTGCCTGCCTGGAGGATGCTGGCTTTGCAGGAACCCAGGCAACAGCGCTCACCCTGTCCTCAGCCCTGGAGGCCCGGGGGGAGCGGCTGGAGGACCAG GTGCATGCCCTGGTGCGCGGGCTGCTGGCCCAGGTGCCGAGCCTGGCAGAGGGGAGGCCCCGGCGGGCGGCCCTGCGGGTGCTGAGTGCGCTGGCCCTGGAGCACGCGCGGGACGTGGTGTGTGCGCTGTTGCCGCGCTCGCTGCCTCCAGACCG GGCGGCGGCCGAGCTGTGGCGCAGCCTGAGCCGGAACCAGCGCGTAAATGGGCAGGTGCTGGTGCAGCTGCTGTGGGCGCTGAAGGGCGCGGCAGGGACAAAACTCGAGGCGCTGGCGGTAAGTGGCTCCAGCCAGCATCGCCAGGGGACGCGGCGCGGTCACCCCGGCGGGACTACAGGGTCGCGCCTGAGTCTAGCGAGTGCAGAATGCCCTGCACCGAGTCAGAGGCTTTGTTACGGGCCTGTCTGCGGTGCGCTCGCCCCTCTTGAGTTTGAGGCGGTCTTTGGCACAGCTGAGAGCCTGAGTGAACCGCTTGCTGTGCAGGCCACACGCGCTCTTGGGGAGATGTTGTCGGTGTCAGGCTGCGTGGGAGCCACGCGAGGCTTCTACTCGCACCTGCTGCTAGCACTGGTCACGCAGCTGCACCAACTGGCTCGCGGCGTCCGCTCCCCGGACAGCCCTAAAGTTTGGTCCCCTTTCCGCCGAGGACCACCGCACAGCCATGCCAG CTGCACCGTGGAGGCCTTGAAAGCCCTGCTCACCGGGGATGGCGGCCGCATGGTGGTCACGTGCATGGAGCAGGCAGGAGGCTGGAGGAGACTGGTAGGAGCCCACACCCACCTGGAGGGCGTTCTGCTGCTGGCCAG CGCCATGGTGGCCCACGCTGATCACCACCTTCGAGGCCTCTTCGCAGACTTGCTTCCCCGGCTGCGCAGTGCTGACGACTCGCAGCGCCTCACGGCCATGGCCTTCTTTACCGGG CTGTTGCAGAGTCGGCCTACCTCACGTCTGCTGCGGGAGGAGGTCATCCTGGAGCGACTTCGCACCTGGCAGGGCGACCCCGAGCCCACCGTGCGCTGGTTAGGCCTGCTTGGCCTTGGCCACCTTGCGCTGAATCGCGGGAAG GTCCGGCACGTGAATACGCTGCTGCCCGCCCTCTTGGGCGCTCTGGGTGAGGGCGATGCGCGGCTGGTGGGCGCGGCGCTGGGAGCGCTGCGGACGTTACTGCTGCAGCCGCGCGCGCCGCTGCGGCGCCTGAGCTCTGAGCTGAGGCCGCGTCTCCCGCCACTGCTGGACGAC GCCCGTGATTCGGTCCGCGCCTCGGCGGTCGGCCTGCTTGGAACGCTGGTGCGGCGCGGCCGGGGCGGGCTCCGGATGGGACTCCGCGGACCGCTGCGGAAGCTGGTGCTGCAGAGTCTCGTACCGCTGCTGTTGCGCCTACATGACCCCAGCCCAGACACTGCTGAG aGCTCAGAATGGACCCTGGCTCGCTGTGACCAGGCCCTTCGCTGGGGCCTACTGGAGGAGATGGTCACTGTGGCCCACTATGACAGTCCTGAAGCTCTAAGCCGAGTCTGCCACCGCCTGGTCAGTAGAAGCAGCATGGTGATGGTGAGGGGGTATGGTCTGCTGACCACTTGTTCCAGGGCCATTCCCCACAAAATAGTCTCCACCCCAGCAGAACCTGACCATCTTGCTCCCTGTCTAGCAGGTCTACTGCCTCAAGTCATGCTGTCCTGCCCTGGGGCTCCTCAAGGGACCCCAGCTCTTGGGTTCGCCTCTGTAGCCTCCTTTCCACTAAGTTTGGCTCTTCTGTGTTGCCATGACACTTTCTGTTCCCAGGTTCAGCGATACCCGAGCTACGTGCCCCATTTCCTGAGCCAGACCCAGGGCTACCTGCGGAGTCCGCAGGACCGCCTGCGCCGGGCGGCCACCGTGCTCATAGGTGAGGCAGTCCTGGGGTCATATGGTCTTTCCCATTCAGGGCTGCTCTGGCAACTGGACCAGCTCCTCCCTGCCGGTGCCCGGGACCAGAGCTCACCGGTTTGCTTTGGCCCAGGCTTCCTGGTCTATCATGCCAGCCCCAGTGGAGTCAACCAGGATCTGCTGGACTCTCTGTTTCAGG ACCTAGGGCAGCTGCAGAGCGACCCTCAGTCGGCAGTGTCAGCGGCGGCGCAGGTATCCGCCCAGCAGGTGGCGCTGCTGGCCCGAGCACGGAGTAGACCCCGCGGCCCTGGCCTCCTACGCCTGGCCCGCCGCCGCTCCGCTCCAGCCCGGCCTTCGCCGCTCTATGCGGACAGCCCTTTCCAGCGCCGGAGTGCTGCAGGCCGCTGGGGCTGCCCCACACCCCACTGA